The genomic DNA caaatcaaactgtcccaactccacagcCCATTTCAGCATTCTTCCCGATGACTCTGGTTTATGAAGGACCTGCCGTAGCGGGTACGCCGTACGAACTTCAATTCTATGGGCTTGGAAATACAGCCGCAACTTTCTTGATGCAAGAATCAGGGCGTAAACCAGTTTTTCCATGCTCGTGTAGCGAGTTTCAGCGTCGTGCAACCGCTTGCTCACGTAGTACACTGGTGATTGCTGCCCATCTTCCTCTCTTACCAGAACTGCACTGATCGAATATTCAGACACTGCGAGGTACAGTATTAGAGATTCCCCATCCAACGGCTTTGACAACATAGGAGGGTTTCCCAGttgctccttgattcttttgaaagcctcttcacattctgacgtccatacaaagtctttcccTGTTAATTTAATTGCCTTGAAAAATTCCTTGCATCTATCGGACGACTTGGAAACAAATCGATTTAACGCGGCGATTCTCCCTGTCAAACTCTGCACCTGTTTCACATTGATGGGTGAATTCATATCCATTAATGCCTTGATCTttgcggggttggcctcaattcccctgtgGTTGACAATGAACCCGAGAAACTTGCCCGACTCCACGCTGAACACACACTTTTGCGGATTTAATTTCATACGAAACCTCCTTAGAATGTTAAACATCTCCACCAGGTGCTTGATGTGGTCACTCGCCACCTCAGACTTTACaagcatatcatccacatacacttccatagTTCTCCCGATTTGATCCGTGAACATCATATTTACCAACCGCTGGTAGGTTGCGCCAGCATTAATCAAACCAAACGGCATTCCTATGTAACAGTATAACCCCCTGTCAgtaatgaaggatgtatgttcttgatcagggccatacatcggaatttgattgtaaccgaagtatgcatccataaaactcagcagCGCATGCCCCGCCGTCGCGTCCACCAACTGATCGATTCTTGGTAGCGGGAAGCTATCCTTTGGATATGCCTTATTGAGATCTGTGAAATCCACACagtcctccacttcccattcggCTTCTTCACCAGCACTGGATTTGCAAGCCATTCGGGGTAGAACGATTCTTTGAGTAGCCCCACCTCCAACAACCAgtctacttcttcttttaatgctatCGCCCTTTCCCCACTTACTGGGCGGCGTTTTTGACGTATGCCCTTGCAATTCGGGAAGATATTCAAACGGTGACACATTACTTCTGGGTCGATTCCTATCATATCTGAATGACTCCACGCGAAAATATCAAGATTTACAATTAGGAAGCGGGTAAGACTTCCTCTCATTTCATCATCTAACTGGGATCCCACTCTAAAAACCTTGCTCGGGTCATTTTTATCAACCGGAatagatattgtgtcttcggccggtcccgtcttttcggcgggcatagggatcctgggatccaaatcgaaatcaaagtctcgggggtcTTCGACTTCCACTTTTGCatctgagggcgcgtcctcatgaGTGGGAGCATCCACCTCAAGACAGGGCATAGCTTTGTGCAACGTAGATGAAGAGGGCGCATCCTCATTTGGAGGAGCATCAACTTCAATTCCATTTTCATTCCTCAAGGGCACGTCCTTCttttgaggagcatccaccttgaaGTTATTCCCGAGACCTTGCAAAATCTCACTTCTCCCTTCCAACTTTTCCCCGTTAACCTCCTTCTGTATGATCTCCTCTGCATGGCTCACCACCACCTCTTCCACGCTACGGATCTTCGAAATATGTCCCAGCGTCAAAAAAGAGTTCCCAGAGACATAGGTTTCTTCCTCTTCGGGGCCTTCAACGAAATAGTGGGCATGGACCTCTCCACTTGGTTTCGTATGAATATCTTCTACATCCTCAAATGGGAGACCTTTCCCTTCATACCTTCTTCTACGGAATTCCTTGacagccttgtgatagcagtcgCGTGACTCATACTGTGACCCTCTCAGGCTTCCAACTCTATTTGGCgttgggaactttatcatcaagtggtgtatcgaggttatcaccctgaacgctCGTAACCAAGGTCTGCCGACCAGCACATTGTGCGCGGAATCCTGATCTAGCACCTTGAAATCTATCATTTGAGTAACCGACAAAGCTCCTTCCCCGAGCGTGACGGGAAGCCTGACCGAACCCATGACTCTCACTGCTTCCCCAGTAAAGCCATAGACGTGCGCATCTTCGAAATACATGTCGCTATCTGGGAAACCCAGCTTTTTGTAGGTGTTGTAGTACAAGATGTTTGTAGAACTTCCATTATCCAAGAAGACTCGATGTACGTTCATTGCCCCAATAAGCATGATAATCATCAGCGCATCATTGTGAGGATGATGCACCCACCTAGATTCTTTTTCCTTGAACGTAATATCAGCGGACTCTCCCTTAAAGACCTTCGGGGGTCTATCTTCCAAGCTGTGGATGTTGGTGAGCGGTGGATGTCGCGCTTCTCTCGCGTTTCTCTCCAGTGCTCGATTACTATCACCAACGaaagggtgtcctccaaaaattgcccaGATACTGCCAGCCCTCTTAAACTTAACCTCTGCTATTTTCTCAACATCCTCCGCCCGCGGGGGCTGTCTTTCATCCTTACCCTTGTCATCAAGTCCCCTGCGTAACTTTaccttgtcaatccattctcccaggtatccagccttgatcaattcctcaatctCATCCCGCAGGTGACGACACTCATGGGTGTCATGGCCAGTAGACTCATGGTAGTCACAATACTTCTTTTTATCTCTGctctgccatgaagttagacggtcgggcttcttgaagattcctctatccttatttacctcgaagatatgatcaatggatgcCCCCAGTGGTGTATAATTGCTGACCCTTCTCTCGTAGTTCGACGGTGGACTTCATTCTCTCTGCGAGCTCACAGTGTTCACCCTGTTAGGGCTTCTGGCATTTTGCCGATAATCTGGGCTCAAGGATCTGTCCCTTCTCTTGGAtcgccccttggagttatgggtattgtcattcttttttgtttctgcaAGCGACTGCTCGATTGCTTTGAACGACTCCGCCTGCGCAAGCACATTAGCTAGTGACACTGGGTCCTTCCCTTGCAGGTGCTTCCAGAAATCCGTCCCACACGCAACCCAGCTATAAGCAGTATTTTCAGTGTTTCATCAGTTGCACCCCTCACCAAAGTGGATTCTGCATTAAACCTCTTGAAATACGAAGTCAAACTTTCTCCTTCCTTTTGTTTCACATTAGCCAGCGTGGCAACAGGTGGTGCGTACTTCACCGCGGCTTGGAATTGTGTCAaaaacaaagttttcatctgttcccaggatgtgatcacacctggaccaagtttttggaaccactgCTGAGCGCCTTCTCTAAAAGTGGCTGCAAGGAGACGGCATCGAGCCAAATCATGTACTTGATATACGCCCATTTCAATGTTAAAACGCCCTAGGAATTCCACAGGATCAGAGTTCCCATGAAAACGTaagtcattggttgtgttcctgtATCCTGCGGGTAATTGCGCCTCCCTCACGAcagcagcaaaaggagaaggagcttgcgcagtcgccgttactcttcctccctcaagatggttgagcaacctcttgaggtcgttcacattaaacgtccctaccacatgaatggtttgaacattaggcTGTTGGGGTTGCTCAGCGACTTGCTGAAATTCCCCTTGATTGCCCCCCGGGTGTGGCGGAGGATCTCgccgcccctcgccctgaggctgcggCTGTGGCATGTTACCATTTTGGTTTTGAATATTTTCCCGCACGCGAGGTTCATCTTGACCGCGTCGCGGAATTTCATCATTGTTCTGCATTCTTACTTGAATTCGCCCGCCCACCTGGTCATGAGGACTGTGGGAAGCACTGTGGGAAGCTACGGGAACAACGGCGGGGGCTTCTCTAGCGGAGTGTGCTCCACCTCTCCTACCATTGTAGGGTGCTCTCCCATATTGATATCCCATTCATCCTCGTCCATTCCTCTGATATCCCCGGTAGTCATTCCCGGGccttcctcgcggaggggcacgctcgtgaTTGCGGTGCCGCGTCCCGTCATCCCTTTGGAATGCGGGGGGCACACGCGTCGTGtcacggggcctcgcttctccGGCGTTTCCTTCTTTTTGCCATTCCACCAGTAACATCCTCAAATCGTCGTCTTCCAATCTTATGCCAAGTCTCCTTTTCAAGGCTGAAAGATCCCTTCCTTCCTCGTCTTGACTTTGAGTGTTCTCCGCACGACGACGATCGTCCATTGTACGCCCAGACCTATGTGGGTGTGGCACTACCTGGTTACCCAGGCGAGGCCTTTCTCTGCCATCAGTGCCTTCATCCGCAAGCTCCACAATAGGCTCTACATCATCAGAGTACTCCAAGCGCCGTGGAGTGATTCACGGGTTTTCCCCACTCCCCTGGGTATCTTCTTCAACTACAGGGGCTTTTCCCAAGGTATGACCGTGACGGGGGAAACGACGACCTCTTCTCGTCCTTCGACGCTCCACCGTGTTCAGTCTTGAGTTAAAACTGTTAAGAGTATTCCCCATGCGATATAATTGCTCCaagatatcagcgttgctgatgagaactggaggtgtCCCCCCCACATCCGGAGCTCTTGGTGGATCCACCATATTTCTGGGAACGTAAGGTTCATGGCGAGTATAGCGCCCCCCGCCTTCTCCTTCAGACCtgctgtcacttccatcataagaacttccatcacgattgtaagacatcttttcctcctgAAGATTGCGACCTTAATTAGcaccccctccttctagcgccaatttgttgacggaggaatctggtaacaataaagattgaggtttctcgccggaactaagatctgtgacggtggttctttgccgaaaacttaagcggtgtgtggttgattgtggttattttaggctgagattgatcagagtaagtggtggctctcttatcagctctcaacttcttaccctctcaatgtgcctacgtaccctttatatagggatcaagcctgacgtagttctcgtagaacaagaagtctaatggacttagacttcttattcctaggtcCAGCAGAAGCCCATCCAAAATCCGTCTttcgctagctttaggaatgtccgacTATGAGGctcaaccgcgaaggcccaaggctcatccgtaatcgcaggacttcacggataatgcatctccctgcgcaaggataacactccgctacagctatctcccttgatatacggacgcaggtatagccacggttcaccccaagtgccagacgcgtccctgtcccccgaatgaggataacccaccagatagcaggacaggtgatcccaagctcttgggtgcaaagtgcaggatgactccaaagttctccaacgaggacacccgttgaatgcAAGAACAGAGTTctcaaagcacacaccaaagttaaccccacattcccaacgaggacacccgttgaatacaggaggaggccttcaatcatcaggtaTACCCCTGGaagccttcaagcttttcacggacatccccctcattgaccgtctcaaggagggaattcttcaaagagtacctgcaacaaatacgttagtaaaaataacctccattgctcctctccatACAAGCTTTTCCCTGAAGTCCCCATTGAGAGCACAAAGATCAatcacaggacgcgtcctaacctCTTGGGCGCGCCCTTCCATTCATAAATCCAACCCCGTTTCTTCATTAACCATTCCTTATAGCATGCCAAAGTACAGGACGCGTCCTAGTGGAGACAAATGCATCCTCCATCCTCCATTGCCGCAATATCACATTTAACAAGCAATTTTTCCAATGTTGACGCGTCAACCGTAATTGGGCGCGTCCTAGTCTATGCTTCGCCACCACCAGACAATAAAATATCAAATCAAGGTAAGGCGCGTCCTATAGGTAAGACGCGTCCTAATCTTCCACAACGCAGTACCGGGTTTGACCGTATGTAAGCCGTATTTGACCCGAGTCAATTCAATgtcaaattttgggtataacagaCTATTTTAATGGGTGAAATTATTATGAGTACAAAAGCCCATCAATATTATAAATAAGAAACCGTCAAAATATCTTGAAATTCTAGTTTTTTGTAAGTACTTAACAAATGTCCATTGACCTACAACAAAAACTCGTTTATCTAATAAGAAGAGCTGAATGAGATCATTTTATATAATTGTAGAACATTCTGAGCCACGTGTTGTATGCTGAGGCGTGAAAGCATTTGTCTTTAATAGGATATAAATATAAATGTACCTGCAAGGGCCTGAATGGGCAGAGTATTTCAATGACTGCTAGTACAAGACTGACAATACTTTTGTACACCAGGGTGTAATTATGATGTAGTATATAGCTTATCCTTACACATTGATAAGCTCTTTTTTTGTTTGAAAAAACATTGATAAGCTATCTAGACACACATTGATCAGCAACACTGCATCCATAAAGGCTGATAAGAGCTATTAAAATACCCAGTAATTAGTTGCCAattgagacaagataattgaATAGAGTTTTTCAGTTTTACCATAATTTTACAAAGGCCACAATCTCATAATATCATTTATACTtgtattaataaaaaaattattataatttaacAAATATCAGTTCTAATATCCTGTATTTATTTGAGTAAAGTAAATTAAATTAACAGAAAATTAAGAGAAAATAAATTAAGAGAAAATTGTGgtgtatttttacaaaaatattttcTGATACAACTGTTGATAAACCAACCTTTATGTAAACTAGGCAAGAGAGAACAAAAGTTCGTTGTGATTCTTCACACATCTCTCTTTCccgcctctctctctctctctctctccctccctccctccctccctcctctctcCCTCACTCATcactcatctctctctctctctctcatctctccctGTCACACACCATGAATGATGATGGTGCTGAGGTCATTGACATTCCTCAAGAAGATGTTCTTGAAGTTGAACCCCCTTGGGTAAGTtgttttttttttggttttttagTACGTTATATGCATTTCCATTTTGGGTTTAACTTTCTTGATTTAGTGGACCAGGTTTTTTATCATCATGATGAACATTTGGACCCAAATGAGAAACTGGGTATGAACACAAACTTTCTTTATACATTTTGATTACTTTAATGAAGTATATATATTATTAGTATAGATAAAGGTATTTGGACTAAATTCTGAAGATGTGCTCTGTATGACTGTATCCATCTTTTGTgttgtttttaattttatatagTTGACTGCTAACTGTGCGGATATGAGGACCCGGCTGGGCAATACAGGCCACTTTCTGAGTGGGGTAGAGAAAATTACAATGACTTCAACAATTGGGTAAGTCAAAAACAAGTTAATACCATCACTGCCCTGTGCCTTGTGTGTTAGTAATGGAGGGGGATTGTTTTTGGCTGTGTGTTGGTGTATGCTATGACTTGGTGACTTATGGTCTGTTTCttgtttcttcttttttttttagTTTACTACACAAGTATGTGTGCCTTGTGTGCTAGTaatgggggggggggggggttgttTTTGGCTGTGTTGGTGCTATGACTCGGTGACTTATACTCTGTTTCTCGTTTCTTCTTATTTTTAGTTTACTGCACACCGGGTCGAGGCGAGGAACCGTGTGGGTAATTCATGGACTGAGATTGAAGCGGGGGCTAATGAGAATTTTACTCTTTTCGTAAACTGGGTAAGCATCCGAATTGATCATGTAGGTTTCAATGCTTAGAGTATAAAATGCAAGTTTTACGGATTTAGTTTATGTTAATGTCAGGTGCATAATCGGTTGGTGGCATTTAGAAACTTTTCATTCTTTGGGCATCTGTCTGCCAAATTTTCTGATGCGGATGATAGTTGggtaaataatttatcaattacCCTTGTTTACAAAATATTAGTTCGCAACTTTTTGTTGGTTTCATTAGCTTGCTTTATTTTTGTTCTAATGTGTAGTTCACTTGGCGTGAGATAGCGAACGTTGCCCCTAATATATTTTCTCTAGTTTTCTCCATGGTTTCACTTCGTTATCCGGGTGAGAAGGATAATATCAAGTGGCTGAGAGTTTTAATATTGTGGTTATTGACGGCTTTTTACATTGCGTCATACATGCTGAAAGTTAGTGTGGACTACTCTGACGACCGTGCTTCCTTTATGCACTACACTGCCCCCACAACTTCCGGAGATAGAGTGTTCTATCCCAAATTTTTCCTGCACCTAGTTGGCATTCTTGTTTTAATCTCCACCATAGTCACCTCTGTTTATAACTGTCTTCCTAATAGTGACCCTTGGGGTATCTACGGAATGGGGATTACTACAGGGGTTTTGAGTTTGGTTTATGCTGTTGCTCAAACTTTTCGGTCCGACAAGAAAAATAGGCTTGTTCAAAGGGTTGGAGATCAGAGGCATGAGGTCGGGCTTAAAGTATGCACTGATACCCCCCTCGGGGAAGAACTGTCCTCCACGAGGTTGAACTGGAAGGTGAAGAAGAGGAGCCTGAAGGTAAACAAGAGGCTGACCAGGAAGGTGAAGAAGAGGAGCCTCAAGGTGAAGAAGAGGCTGACTCGGAAGGTGAAGAAGAGGAGCCTCAAGGTGAAGAAGAGGCTGACCAGGAAGGTGAAGAAGAGGAGCCTCAAGGTGAAGAAGAGGCTGACTCAGAAGGTGAAGAAGAGGAGCCTCAAGGTGAAGAAGAGGCTGACCAGGAAGGTGAAGACGAGCCAATAGTTGAAAGTGAAGCAGCAGGAAAGGAATAGTGTGAAGTTGTATTTGCTACTAGCAGTTATTTCACTTCTTATTGTAAATCGGAACTTTATATCTTAGTAGTGTAGTGACTTGTATTACAAGTCTGTTAACGAAGGTTCAAGGCTGTATGGTTACTTTGTTTTTTTAGATGCAAATGTGAGTCAATGACTTTTCTCTTATGATTTCCATAAAAAATGTCATTGTTTTCTTTATAATGTAATTTACTGTAGTTACTTTCTATATACATTCAAGGAATTAGCGACTAAATTACAGTTGTTGATTAGTATGAACGTAATGATTTGCTTTTTTACAAAAAATCTGATATTTGTAGCATTTTTAAGGTCATCTCTAGTGCCTTCAAATTCCATCACCCTGCTTAAATGTCGAGTATATTTTAACAGAGAAAAACAGAGCTGGTTTCCTAGGCTATTTTGATTTCCTAAAAGTACTGATATTTGTAAATTGATAACCTTTATTAATAAAAAAACCTTTTTTAAATGATACTATTAATTTTAGTTTCACCAATTTTTGATATCACCAATTTTTAGTTTTATTTGTTCATTCATTTCATGTATATCTTATAATTCTATTTTTGTACATTTTTTAATTTTACTAAATGTTTGATTACACCACATATTCACATTATACTTTTACAtatattatgattatattaaatttgattttatACTTCTATATATATTATGATTCTACTAAACGAAGGCTTGGAATTGTTGCCGTGTCAATTGGTCAAATTCTACCTATAACTAAAACACAATAAGCAATAGCTGGAgcatatatgaaaaaaaataaaaaaaattatatttaaaaaaacacaaaaaatgtAAATTTCGGATAACCGGGGGTGTAGCGCCAAATATTTGTGTGTTttcatttaaatattttttgTGTCCTATGTAAAGTAAATAGATTATCGTTCTAGGTAGAGTATCGGAGACTCACTTCTCTTCTATTTCGCTAATAATATCAAAGATGAATTTGTTTTATTTATCTAACTATTAAATTACCTAGTAAACAAGGAAATTTTTGTGTGTAGACAATGAGAGAAAAATGTCAAAAAAACATGAAGATACACCGTAAACCTATGATACAATTCTATAATTTTTCTATATGTTATGAAAAATACCTATAATGAACTTGTCATGATACATAAAAAGATTAAAATAAATTACACACTTATACAATTAATCGCATGACCACGTAAAATAATTAATTGACTATACATATATAGCAATCACAAAACATATTTAAATGATCACATACATAATTAATTCAAACATCTCTATAAACATTgacgcatatatatatatatatatatatatatatatatatatatatatatatatatatatatatatatatatatgcacaaTCAAAAATAAATCTCAGAAAATCAAAActtatatttttcataaaatttagGGCTTCAAAACAGCCACTCAAACATAATAATTTAATCAACTATAATTATAGTAAAGTTGATAAAATCATCAGAAGATTAAAATATGCTATAAAATGTAGAGTAAGAAGAATTATCTCGATATTGTTGATATTGAAATTTCCCGGCATTAAATCCTTGTACTTCTGCTCTTGGCTTTCTTCTTGGTACATGTACATGATATGCCTTAATATTATTAGTATTATATTAAGACTATTATTAAGAAGGTGATTTATTTACTTAATTTGCCAACCTCCTCAAATGAGGTTGTTGTCCTATATTTATATCAAATCCCAAATGGGCTATATCTTACAtgggccttcttgggctttacatTATATTGCTTAATTATCCTAATTGCAACTCCTTTGGGTCGTGTTCTCTTGGGCCAACATTTGTCCCCCTCCTAGTTCGAGCAATATCTTTAGATTTGTTGAGTTGTTTCGAATTTTTGCACCTTGGTTGTTGGGGATAATGCGGGTACCTGAACAAAACTAGAGCAATGATAAGAATAAGTGTgtaaaaaaatgataaaaataagaaaaatataattgCAAGGTTAGAAAAATGCTGAAATAAATTTGCCTCATTTATTTGCGAGTATGGCACgcatttattaattttttttttgaatgtataagtatttgtttgtttttttttccTCTCTTCATTTTTGGGTGGCGTTGATTGGAGGTGGCTGTTCGGTTGCTCTCCCTTTTGATAAAAACGCAGCAGTTCCCGGAGTTTGGCTACTTCCACATACCTGGTTCTTGATATACCGTGTAAGTTTTCTTCTTTTACTTTCACTTACACTTCTTTCTGTAATTCGATTCTTGTGTTGTTCTTCTGTGTTGCTTCTTGTTTTATTCACTCGTTTTTACATTATGGAACAATCGAGCTCCTCTTCTTTGCACACCGTATCTAATCGAGACCCTGGTAAGAGGCCTTTAGAGGAGGGCGATCAAGAATCTGCTCTTAACTTAAATAATTTGGAGATTCCTGATTTGGCCCAATGTGGCTCTTTCGATTTTTTAAATGAGGATGAATTTTTAAAAGATGTTCCTGTGGGTTCACTTCCTTCACCCCCTCTGAGCCCACGAACATTAGAGACTAGGAATCGAATTGCCGAGGAGAGTCTTCGACTTGGTATGGAGGAGTTTGGGGATATGCCTAGTTTGAATTATTTGAGTCATTTATTACCAAGGACCCGCCAGTAAGTAAGTTAAAGTCATATGTGGATCTATCGAACGGGTATCGATATCGggtgtgttagatatatttgataatgtcatggctaatatgttttatgtttagctttcagatcttgtgtgaacaggatagatcagtacttaactgttgatcagtacttatactggaagtcaggacttaaggatatcagtacttatattatcatgagataatcatcagaagatagatatcagaacttaagtgctgaaggacaatcagataaggacagtagctgattaaaggaaagaagatagagataaaacataataagagatatgcatgaagaaggaattccgtgaagaatggaatacttggaatagaagatatctgattgatatattttaggaagcagaattatattccatatcaattagcgattatcttgtaactgtgtagtatataaatacaggcatagggtttacactataagtgttatcattatcgaagttattattcttaataaccctagcagctctcgtgatatttgttcatcactgagaggtaacagttccatattgtaacagagtttattgtttcaataaagattgttttctgttactcaagttctttaagttcgatttgagtgtactatacactgtattcacccctctacagtgtatgtgtgacctaacagggtGCCAACGGCCGATGAGCGAGTGTGGATGATGCCGGAATTTGGGATGCATGAGATACCGATGATTCTGTTCCACTTCGGGCTCCGGTTGCCTATGTATCCCTTCTTCCTGGCGATGTTCAAGGCCATTGGTTGTGGAATTAGTCAATTAACGCCCAACTCTGTTGGTCAACTCAGCGGATTTGTTGCTCTATGTTGTGATAAGGATGTGGTGTCGTCGTTTAAGCTATTTTTCTCGATATACGCGGTTTGCTATCACGACGGACAAGTTTATTTTGATTGTCCTTATAAGAGGGTTAAGATTATTAGTGTGCGATCTTCCAATTCTGGGTATCACTCTAAGTGGCTATATGTCGGGGGTCCTGATTTAGAGTTTGTGAATCCTTGTGGGAGAGTTAATCAGCTTACTATCGATTATCTGAATAATATGGAGAAATGTGCGACGAGTTATTTGAATGGGTTTCAAGGGCTGAGGTCGGTGTATACGGCCTCTCAACCCAGTGATCCAGCAGAGAATCCTTGAAGGCGGGGAATGCCCCGTGATTGATGTACAAGTCTAAAATTTCTGCTACTATCCTTTGAATTTTAATGTCCCTTGATGATACTTTGGTTTTTATGTTTTGATGATATTCTGTGTGACGTGTTTTTGGAGGTCTTTCGGCCTTAGACATTCAGGATGTTTGTTTTAATCTCACTGATTTTCAGTTGACTTATTTAGTTATAACCTTGTTCGTTTAAATATTTTGCAATCTACTGTGCGAGAAGGTTGGGTCAATTCCCTAAGGAGTTGGTTTGTTCCACTTACAAGTTGACATTTTTTCTATAGGTAATATCCCGAGAACTTTATGTTGATTCCTGCTTTTGCTGTGACAGGAATATAAACGTGAAACTTTTCAATTACTTGGTGCTTTTTGGAGTTCATTACAACCTCATCCGTCCTTGAGTTTGTTCATGCAATGTTTAATTAGAATGTACAAGTAACTTGCATATGGAAGAACCATTTATTGTTCGTAATCTGGATCATTTCTTTGTAAGTTATTTTTTAACAGGATATAATAGGCGAATAATGAAGCATGATGCTTCGTAAAATAACTTAGAAGCTTTCATTATCATAAATAAAACGTCCCTCGATGGGGATCTCATAATGACCCTCATTGCATCGAGGGTTGGTTTTTGATATGACCGTTGTGGCCTTAAGGTTTCAAACATTACACATAAAAGCTAGTCACTGATAAAATTTCTTGTGGTGAATATAGTTCCACGCGTTCTTAATTGGTTGACTATCGAGGTGTGAGAGCTCATAGGTTCCCGCGCTGGCAACCTTCGACACTTGGTAAGGGCCTTCCCACGTTGGCTTAAGTTTTCCTGAAACGGAGGGCTGCGATGCTGCAGAATCTCGAAGGACAAGGTCTCCAACCTTGAAGCGCTTGTTTTTGACTTTTTTG from Apium graveolens cultivar Ventura chromosome 5, ASM990537v1, whole genome shotgun sequence includes the following:
- the LOC141724048 gene encoding uncharacterized protein LOC141724048 — translated: MVSLRYPGEKDNIKWLRVLILWLLTAFYIASYMLKVSVDYSDDRASFMHYTAPTTSGDRVFYPKFFLHLVGILVLISTIVTSVYNCLPNSDPWGIYGMGITTGVLSLVYAVAQTFRSDKKNRLVQRVGDQRHEVGLKVCTDTPLGEELSSTRLNWKVKKRSLKVNKRLTRKVKKRSLKVKKRLTRKVKKRSLKVKKRLTRKVKKRSLKVKKRLTQKVKKRSLKVKKRLTRKVKTSQ